The Moorena producens PAL-8-15-08-1 genomic interval CCCTTAGGTTATCAGGGCTTTCCTAAATCTATCTGTACTAGTATCAATGAAGTTGTCTGTCACGGTATCCCTAACGGTAAGCAAATCCTTAAAGATGGGGACATCATTAATATTGACGTAACACCAAAGCTGGATGGATATCACGGGGATACCTCTAGAACCTTTTTTGTTGGTACCCCCTCACCCCTAGCAAAAAAGCTGGTGGAAGTTACTGAAGAGTGTATGATGCGTGGTATTGCTGAGGTCAAGCCAGGAGCAAGAGTTGGCGATATTGGTGCTGCTATCCAAGAGTATGCCGAGTCCAACGGCTTTTCCGTAGTGCGAGACTTTGTTGGACACGGGATTAGCAAGATTTTCCATACAGCTCCCCAAATTCCTCACTATGGCACTAGAGGGAAAGGAAAACGCCTCCGGGCTGGTATGGTTTTCACTATCGAGCCAATGATTAACGAAGGTACCTACGAAGTGGAAATTCTAGCTGATAAGTGGACAGCTCTAACAAGCGATCGCAAACTTTCTGCCCAATTTGAACACACTGTAGTGGTCACTGCTGACGGCGTAGAGATTCTGACCTTGCCAGAACAGGAAATCCAGAGCAAATCGGCTTAAGTCTCATTAGTCATTAGTCATTGGTGCTTGGTAATTCGTGCTTGGTGCTTTCTACTTGATGCTCGGTAGCTGCCAGGAGACCTGATGTTTGTCAATCTGTTAGTCAATTTCGGAAAAGCACTAATCACCAAGACCAAAGTCAAAGCACTAAGGAGTGACATACTCCCACACGCTCATCAGAGATTACAGTGTGGGCTTCTTGCCAACTCCACCCAACGGTATCGGCTTTCGCCGACGCTGCGCGAACGGATACTCGGCAAGCTTTATTGACGACACGGGATGCCCCTCCGCACCGGAACAATACAATAAGTTCTATTTTTAAGCACGTAGGTGGCGGTTAGCTCTTAATTTGTTTTCCCTACTATTTTTAGTATAACGTTTTTCAGGCTGTTGATCAAAGTTCCAGCTCCGCGATTCATCCCACACTCATGCTGCGCATTTTCGTTGTGGGGCTTCTCGCGGTCTTAGCTAAAGACTAAGGGCTAAAGAGTAAGGATTAATTAATATGGACATTTAATGAAAATCGAGCTTAAACTGTGAGATATAGGCAGTAAAAGCAGGCACACTATCTAGGTAACAATTCTTAAGAGTATTTCTAAAGAATGCTAGCCTCCTGCTCAGGAAATTAGCAAGTGGTGAACCCTCTGATGGGTGACACCGCCGTTTTGCTGTGTTCTTAAGCGTTTTAGGTAATCCTAAATTATGGCAACTCTATACGTCAATCCAGCTACTGGAAGTGATAGCGCTGATGGTAGCGAATCTACGCCCTTTAAAACTATTACCAAAGCATTTGATTCAGCTGGATCAGGTGACCAGATTCAACTAAAACCTGGTACTTATAATACTGGCAGTGGTGAAACCTTTCCGCTGAAAGCTCCCTCTGGTGTAAAAATTATAGGGGATGAAGCAAACAAAGGCAAGGATATCTTAATTGAAGGCAACGGATTGTTCAACACCCGTTTCGGTGGTGGTCAAAACGTGACCCTGATCCTAGCTAAGGATACCGAGCTCAGGGGAGTAACCATGACCAATCGTGAGCGCCGAGGTACTGGTGCCTGGATTGAGTCTGGTAGCCCTATGGTTGCTAATTGTACCTTTAAAGAGTGCAATCGTGAAGGGGTTAATGTCACAGGTGAAGCCACACCAGACGTTAAAGATAATAATTTCATTGGTAGTGGTATAGAGGGTCAAGGGATATCGATTACCAGGGATGCCAAAGGGAACATCCAAGGCAATACCTGTATAAAAATGGGTAATGGCATTGCTGTTGATGGTAATGCAGCGCCCAGGCTGGTGGATAACACAACCTCTCAAAACATCTTTGGGATAGTGGTTTCTGGGGACGCTCGACCGATACTGCGTGGGAATCGGATTGAAAACAACGAGAGATTTGGTCTGTCAGTTTCTGGGAAGGGTTTGCCAGATTTGGGAACCGCAGGAGACCCAGGGGGAAACGCACTGCGTAACAACGGTGAGTTTGATTTAAAAAATTACACCACGGTTGAGCTGATTTCAGTGGGCAATGAGTTAGTTGCCACAAAAGCCAGTGGTCCAGTTTCAATTGAGGACGCGATCGTTATTGGGCCTGGTGGTGGAGAAACCCCTGGTGGTGGAGAAACCCCTGG includes:
- the map gene encoding type I methionyl aminopeptidase, which encodes MAAERIVILSSREIAKMRLAGRLATALLDHLEPMVKPGVSTLEINDEAERWTKEHGAISAPLGYQGFPKSICTSINEVVCHGIPNGKQILKDGDIINIDVTPKLDGYHGDTSRTFFVGTPSPLAKKLVEVTEECMMRGIAEVKPGARVGDIGAAIQEYAESNGFSVVRDFVGHGISKIFHTAPQIPHYGTRGKGKRLRAGMVFTIEPMINEGTYEVEILADKWTALTSDRKLSAQFEHTVVVTADGVEILTLPEQEIQSKSA